The DNA segment ACCACCTGTCTCCGCGGCGAACTCGTTCATGTCTTCTCATAGATGTGACACCGAGAGTAACCAGATGTCTTCAGGATTCGAGTTCACTAACCCATCATCCCAAATCTCGGGTTCGATTGGTAAGCCTCCTTTATCATCAGTTTCGTTGAAGAGAAGGTGTGACTCATCTCCCTCAAGTCGTTGCCATTGTACCAAGAAAAGGTTTGATCCCACACACTAATAATCATTATTATTAGATCTAAATCTtcgttatttaaaaattaattattgtaataaaaaaaataaacaggaAATCTAGAGTGAAGAGAGTGATTAGGGTTCCTGCCGTAAGCAGCAAGATGGCTGATATACCATCTGACGAATATTCATGGAGAAAATATGGTCAAAAACCAATCAAAGGCTCTCCTCATCCTCGGTTAGTCTTAATTAGTTTTATTTCAGGTTTATGAATCCTTAAATCACACAAAAACACATACGTCACTATAAACATCTAATTAATTAGATTAGAAAATAATGCAACTTGTGTATattgtcaaatatttttttctatattggTTGTACCAAACGTGTCGTCTAGTAGTAGTGGCTTTCGCACTCTTTTTGACTTGTTTATTTATCTACAAAGTTTTAAAATACACGAGACCGAGTTGAGTCAGCTCGTGTTGTTGTGATTCTCAAACTTAACTCGATCTTGTGACTCGGTGTCACAGGGGATATTACAAATGCAGCAGTGTAAGAGGTTGTCCGGCGCGTAAGCACGTGGAGCGTGCACTCGACGATGCGATGATGCTTATCGTGACTTACGAAGGAGACCACAACCATGCTTTGGTGCTCGAGACGCATCATGACAAAACTCTTTAACTTTGGTCGTTGCGGCCGTGGAATCTTAGCCGTTCGATCTGAGTTGGAAGTGACCCTACTCTTGTTTCTGTCCGAAATCCAGATTAGTCAACGACAGAGTGGGCCTTAGTCTgcacttttttatatatatatttaattttttttacaaaagctTTTGCTTTATTTTGCTTTAATTGGAGAGAATAGGGGGCAATCGTTGTGGATCTTGACTCTTGATGCAAGTTGAACCATGTGAAAGTCCTTttccttttgtttatttattctaaaGATAATAGCACTATATATTAGGTTAGTTTAGATTGAGTTGACTAATTTGTTTGAGGAACTTGGAAGGTCAATAGCACTATTTATCACCATGTTTGAATTTACATCAACTAATTAATGAACGTTACCAGAATTTATAACCGTTGTTGACTTGACAGAACAAAAATATGAATGAGGTTGTTGACTTTATTATCACCACATGTTCTAATGCAGTGCCAAACAGATCGACACAATCCTGTGATGAGAGCTCTAAAGTTAGCATAACCAAACGATATAGAGTCGATTACCATTTAAGAcacttttttatcttttttaacaCTTTAAGACACAATCCGCTGGAGGGACACTTTCCTTGAATCTGAGAGCTGTTTTGGACAGAAATGCCCTTGCTCAGAAGAAACGGAAGATGCGCTTATGTTTGGGTAAGTATAAATTGTAActtgtttttcttatttctcTTAATGTTTCATTTACTTTTATttcaaattctaaaatatataaaacaaaaataattatcacattaaattatgtataaaattctctatcttttaacatccattttcatatatatatactaatatatatacaaaaaaagtaTGGACATGGATATCATAGTGTGGATaatatagttataaattaattgTGGACATGGACACAAAACCATATTTATTCATACATTATTTCAGTTtctgattaaataaatatataataaccatataaaaacatgtttcttttttcttattattttgatatccatatatatatttttatattttaatgtctAACTAAATtgctaaattataatttattggaCATATGTTTTATGGATGTGgacacaatattttttttttacaaaattctatgttttgttttctatttttttatttaaagatgtatatgaccaaaaaaattagtataacaaagtgatatatatttgttatttaatgatatatacttttattgttttatctaattttctatatatatttttatatataacttataagaATATATGGATATGGATTATAAAAGTGTGAACGTAAGATATGTGGACATGGATATAAATGTGTAAAAGAGAATATCTAGACATATTAGTATGACACACAAGTTGTATCCACATCAAAGTTTCTGAAAGAGATCATGTTAAATGATGTCCATTATCGATTATTTGTGAGCTAGTAGGTGTGGACATGGATTaggatatatttatatggacatTGTAATCATGAAGAACATAATTGCATAAAGCATGTCTGTAGTGTATACTTGAAAATTTTGATACTAATTAGAATACAAATCTGCACATTTAAAAATTGAGGGTGAAAACAAATACTTACATAAATATAAGGACCAAATATGTAAATTCATCATTCTTATTGCAGATCTAATCGAGCTTTCACCCATGGTGATACCAAGCTCAAACCACTGCAGCTTCACCTATATAATGGATGAGACTTCGGAAATGAGTTGAGCAAGGCGAGGAGTCAACTTGAGCAGCAGATCTCGTGGTGGCGGAGGATTTCGACGAGCTCGAACCCCCATGGCTTCACTGAGCCACCGAGCTCACCGATGCGATGTTGAGCTCGAAATCCATGTTGAGgcgttttctctttcttttttttatccgTGGATTCTGTCATGATTCGTAATAAAAAGATAGAAAAACAGACAAAAAATAGAGATATACAAAGGAATAAAAAAAAGTTGAGAAGAAGGAAACAAGCCAAGAGGATTAAGAATTAATTGTTTCTTCGATTTGATGAAGGAGAGTGTATCGTGATTATTGGATTTGAGTATGcgttatgaaaataaataaaaagaaaaatagagtttaataaaAGTGAATCTGAACTTGAATtttgaaattctaaaataaataaatttttgaatGATTTAATAAAAAGACTTTTGGATTTAGTTAGAGTTGTTAGTTAATATCTTTCTAGTTATTGTTAGATAAGGTTGAGGGCATCTAAGACATTGCACATAGAAATTGTGTGCCTCAAGCAACAAGTGTCTAAATATGCAATTCCAAAGACATAATGTGTCCTAGAATGTAAAAAAATCAACGATATAAGTGCAAATGTTACAACAAATAGTTAAGGGATAGCGTAGGGAATGATGTAGCAGATCTTATTGGACTTAGACATAAATAGCAACTTAAGGGTTGTCACATTCCATAACTTCATTGATTTGGACATTAAAAGACTCAGGAATGGTAGGTACTATCTCCATCCTGCGAGCCGCGCTCGTGGATTCACCTTTGCTCCTTGTATCTGACAACCATACTTTCAGTGTGGAGTGTACTAAATCGTCGAATATCCCTTTCTTGAACTTGCTACCCATCTTTtagaattagaaaaaaaaaacaagtgattCAAAACTTTGTTTAGTTGTGTAGTGTATATTAGCTAGGCTTGTTGTGGTTATATACTTACTTGTGTAACGAGAGCATAAAGTGGCAATGTGCTGTAACTGCAAAGCACTTGGACTAACACTCTGTTTGGACAAAAGAGTTCATCAGATCAAATGATAGTTTATTTAGACTTGCAAGTGTGCATCTTGTTATTACCCCATGACAAGCCGTGGAATAAGGAAGCCTAGTTTCTCCATGATACACGAATGTATTCCATATGTGAACTGATGATACGATGGAGAAATCATCTATTAGCATTGTGATTGTTCAAACAAAACTCTtagaaaaggaagaaaaatgAAAGTACCAAAATCCAGAAGAAGAAAGCGATCTCAAATGAATTTTGAAAGAGAATGAAGTGGACGAGTTGGAGAACAATCTCTGGCCTATGGAACCAAAAGAGTTCATCAGAAGGTGTGATTACTGCTTGTTCCCCACGGTTTCTCTTCTCACAAACATCCACAGCTAAGCTACTTATTATATTCTCCAGTTTCGCACCCACCATTAGTAACAACTACATTTAGATAAACACATTGAAGTATAGCATTCCaagaattcaaaaatatgattaGATCATTAACTAAATGAACTTACTATTAAAGGCAAGAAAGACAACCAGAAGTAAGTATTCCATCCTCCTACATTCAGCAGAAGAAAGACGACAACAAAGAGCCAGAGATACCAGCTTTATATTTATACCATCACATCATACAAAAATGGTGTTAGACAAAAAAACTTATGAAGCCATTGGTGTGTGTAATCTAAAAGAGCTAAATACCTTATGGTCACAACTTTCTTGAAATCCATCTCCACTGTTCTTAGCATGTACTTGTGAAAATTAAATGATGGGTTTGTGGGGCAATGGGTCTGGAAAAATGAAGGAATAATACATATTGTTATTGTTACATAAAAGACTGGAAATAACATGTTGGAAAAAAGAGAGTGAAGTAAGACCATGATGAACCCATGTCGCAGAGCTATATATTCTGATTTGGTGACAGAACCATAAAACTGCTTGCAAAATGATCTCTGCACCACATTGGATGATCTCATCAGATATCAAATAAGATCTAGACAAACTTGTTTGATGTGTAATACGTTTGTTTTGGTATTAGTATCCAAGACTCACCAGCCAGCTGATGACAACAGATCTTCTCCAGAATCCTCCAGCATGCATCTTGAAGAACTCGTGATTTGCGTTAAATAACTCGTGAAGTGCATGAGCATGAGCATGAGCATGAGCATGATGAGCATGAGCATGACCAGGCTTTGATGCATCTgaaacatgtttttttcttaatatttagatGGTGTTTAAGACgcaaaaaaatcaacaaaatacCAATGTCGAATCTCACCTTTTTGAGAAGGAATCTTCTTGAAATTATCCTCCCAACGCTTCCATTGTTGTATCTACATGTAATTTCAAATCATATGAGCAAAACAAGAGAAAGCTTTTGAATAGAAAGTTCTAATGTTGTTCAGTTACTTGCGAAAAACGCTAACAAAAGCAAGTTACATTACCCTAGCTCCTCCAAGAACCATCGTTGAAGCACAGAAGATGACGTGAACAACCGCTAGCACGAATATAAAGATATGGAGATGATGTAACGCTTCAACGGATATTAAAGGAACCTTCCCCTGCAAAACCATGTTGATGAAAAAAAGCAAGATACTAATAATAGAAAAGCATCCAGAGTGAGATAGGAGTTTCAAGGGAAATATTACCTTGTTAGTACAATGGTCTGGACTTGCTCCTGTTGAAAGCAAATGTCGTGTATTGAAGACAAGCGAATGAGATGTTTCAGGAGCATGATGCTCCTCCTCTAATGGCTTCTTACAAGGGAACATGTTGCTAACAAGAGCTGGTGGGACACATATATGCCTGATTGCTGTCTGAGATACCGTTAACATTAGCGAGATGAATCCCAAAAGCATCAGTTCTGTTTCAGGAAACACAATTTTGGTCATGTTCAGGTGTAAACCAATCAACATATTCATGTTCCA comes from the Brassica rapa cultivar Chiifu-401-42 chromosome A01, CAAS_Brap_v3.01, whole genome shotgun sequence genome and includes:
- the LOC103861893 gene encoding MLO-like protein 13 → MAEEENSLEYTPTWVVAFICFIIVLLSLLAERGLHHLGKYLKRKKQDALFEALQKLKEELMLLGFISLMLTVSQTAIRHICVPPALVSNMFPCKKPLEEEHHAPETSHSLVFNTRHLLSTGASPDHCTNKGKVPLISVEALHHLHIFIFVLAVVHVIFCASTMVLGGARIQQWKRWEDNFKKIPSQKDASKPGHAHAHHAHAHAHAHALHELFNANHEFFKMHAGGFWRRSVVISWLRSFCKQFYGSVTKSEYIALRHGFIMTHCPTNPSFNFHKYMLRTVEMDFKKVVTISWYLWLFVVVFLLLNVGGWNTYFWLSFLPLILLLMVGAKLENIISSLAVDVCEKRNRGEQAVITPSDELFWFHRPEIVLQLVHFILFQNSFEIAFFFWILFTYGIHSCIMEKLGFLIPRLVMGVLVQVLCSYSTLPLYALVTQMGSKFKKGIFDDLVHSTLKVWLSDTRSKGESTSAARRMEIVPTIPESFNVQINEVMECDNP